In one window of Mus pahari chromosome 3, PAHARI_EIJ_v1.1, whole genome shotgun sequence DNA:
- the LOC110319685 gene encoding interleukin-36 beta-like: MDVTCGILVVSLRRKSKGIQESEGQAVMAFPPQSHVHVIPPESSDFDNINKGIAHSPSTYRVHDSQQMVWVLTGNSLTAVPASNNVKPGRWHVMVQAVMAFPPQSHVHVIPPESSDFDNINKGIAHSPSTYRVHDSQQMVWVLTGNSLTAVPASNNVKPGRWHVMVQEVDIMNLYKEGKAQKAFLFYHGIEGSTSVFQSVFYPGWFIATSPIGRQTIILTHQRGKSDNTNFYIESEN; the protein is encoded by the exons ATGGATGTGACATGTGGAATCCTTGTGGTATCTCTCAGGAGAAAGAGTAAAGGAATACAGGAGTCAGAGGGGCAG GCAGTGATGGCTTTCCCTCCACAATCTCATGTTCATGTGATTCCTCCAGAGAGCTCTGACTTTGACAATATCAACAAAGGGA TTGCGCATTCTCCCAGCACATACAGGGTTCATGACTCGCAACAGATGGTGTGGGTCCTGACTGGAAATTCTTTAACAGCGGTTCCTGCTAGCAACAATGTCAAGCCTGGTAGGTGGCATGTGATGGTGCAG GCAGTGATGGCTTTCCCTCCACAATCTCATGTTCATGTGATTCCTCCAGAGAGCTCTGACTTTGACAATATCAACAAAGGGA TTGCGCATTCTCCCAGCACATACAGGGTTCATGACTCGCAACAGATGGTGTGGGTCCTGACTGGAAATTCTTTAACAGCGGTTCCTGCTAGCAACAATGTCAAGCCTGGTAGGTGGCATGTGATGGTGCAG GAAGTAGACATCATGAATTTGTACAAAGAGGGAAAAGCACAAAAGGCCTTTCTGTTCTACCATGGCATAGAGGGCTCCACTTCTGTCTTTCAGTCAGTCTTCTATCCTGGCTGGTTTATAGCCACATCTCCCATAGGAAGACAGACAATCATCCTCACACATCAGAGGGGTAAATCTGATAACACTAACTTCTACATAGAGTCTGAGAATTAA